A single region of the Changchengzhania lutea genome encodes:
- a CDS encoding mechanosensitive ion channel family protein, whose translation MDLENIDTEKWLELALEYGLKILGAIVIWIIGAWVIKKLIKVTRKGMEKANYDASLQKFLLNLLSWILKIVLIIVVLGTVGVETTSFAAILAAAGLAIGLALQGSLGNFAGGVLLMIFKPIKIGDLIEAQGEVGVVKEIEIFTTKLTGLSNREIIIPNGALSNGNIINYTTEGTRRVDLIIGVGYDSDIKKTKDVLMNVLKSHPKVIETPEPTVNVSELADSSVNFAVRPWCHAEDYWAVYFGITENVKIALDAAGIDIPYPHQVHIKKEA comes from the coding sequence ATGGATTTAGAAAATATTGACACAGAAAAATGGCTTGAACTGGCTTTAGAATATGGACTTAAAATACTTGGGGCCATAGTAATATGGATTATTGGTGCTTGGGTTATTAAGAAACTGATTAAAGTAACCCGTAAAGGGATGGAAAAAGCAAATTATGATGCTAGCCTTCAAAAGTTCTTATTAAACTTATTAAGTTGGATTTTAAAAATTGTTTTGATCATCGTAGTTCTTGGTACTGTAGGTGTAGAAACCACCTCCTTTGCTGCTATTCTAGCCGCGGCTGGTTTAGCTATTGGTTTGGCTTTACAAGGGTCTTTAGGTAATTTTGCCGGAGGTGTTTTACTCATGATCTTCAAACCAATCAAAATTGGCGACTTAATTGAAGCTCAAGGTGAGGTTGGTGTGGTAAAAGAGATTGAAATTTTTACAACCAAGCTAACTGGTCTTTCCAACAGAGAAATTATTATTCCCAATGGTGCTCTGTCCAATGGTAATATTATCAATTACACTACTGAGGGCACGCGTCGTGTAGATTTAATCATTGGCGTTGGTTATGATTCTGATATTAAAAAAACCAAAGACGTTTTAATGAATGTCTTAAAATCGCATCCAAAAGTTATTGAAACACCAGAACCCACAGTAAATGTTTCTGAGTTAGCCGATAGTTCGGTAAATTTTGCCGTAAGGCCCTGGTGTCATGCTGAAGATTATTGGGCTGTATATTTTGGTATTACCGAAAATGTTAAAATAGCGCTTGATGCGGCTGGCATAGACATTCCATATCCACACCAAGTACATATTAAAAAAGAAGCTTAA
- a CDS encoding DUF1304 domain-containing protein, with protein sequence MTILTIILVAFVAFEHIYILILEMFMWTKPKGIKTFGIKSKQFAKDTKVLAANQGLYNGFLAAGLIFSIIEKDLKIAIFFLICVTIAGVYGAYSTKQIKLFYFQGIPAIIALISCFL encoded by the coding sequence ATGACCATTTTAACCATCATACTCGTGGCTTTCGTTGCTTTTGAACATATCTATATTTTGATTTTAGAAATGTTTATGTGGACCAAACCAAAAGGAATAAAAACATTTGGAATAAAATCCAAGCAATTTGCAAAAGACACCAAGGTATTGGCCGCAAACCAAGGACTATATAATGGTTTTTTGGCGGCGGGACTAATATTCTCCATTATCGAAAAAGATTTAAAAATTGCGATATTTTTCCTTATTTGTGTGACTATCGCAGGTGTTTACGGGGCTTATTCTACAAAGCAAATAAAGCTATTTTACTTCCAAGGAATCCCTGCTATCATAGCACTGATAAGCTGTTTTTTATAA